One genomic region from Knoellia sp. p5-6-4 encodes:
- the radA gene encoding DNA repair protein RadA, which yields MASKASTKASGYRCSECGWSTVKWVGRCGECQAWGSVSEVGAVTVRTTAAGRVERPALPIGEVDARRAEARSTGVGEFDRVLGGGLVPGAVVLVAGEPGIGKSTLLLDVAARAARSGEGRTVLYVSGEESAAQVRLRAERIEAMAKSLYLASETDLATVLGQVEAISPDLLVVDSVQTISSGEVEGSAGNVSQVREVAASLIQAAKSRGMATLVVGHVTKDGSIAGPRVLEHLVDVVVQFEGDRHSRLRMVRAVKNRYGPTDEVGCFDLSDVGIVGLPDPSGLFLSHGTVTVPGTCVTATLEGKRPLMTEVQALVAKTEIPTPRRATSGLDSSRVAMILAVLDRRAKAPLGKADVYLSTVGGARLSEPASDLAVALAVASAIREQPLEPGSIAFGEIGLAGELRPVTGIPRRLAEAARLGFRRAFVPPGVLGSGPTPEGIEVVECADISRAVVAALPAARG from the coding sequence ATGGCTTCGAAGGCATCGACGAAGGCGAGCGGCTACCGCTGCTCGGAGTGCGGCTGGTCCACGGTGAAGTGGGTCGGCCGCTGCGGCGAGTGCCAGGCCTGGGGCAGCGTCAGCGAGGTCGGCGCGGTGACCGTGCGCACCACGGCGGCGGGTCGCGTCGAGCGCCCGGCACTGCCGATCGGTGAGGTCGACGCCCGCCGTGCCGAGGCGCGCAGCACCGGCGTGGGCGAGTTCGACCGCGTGCTCGGCGGCGGCCTGGTGCCCGGCGCGGTGGTCCTCGTGGCCGGCGAGCCCGGCATCGGCAAGTCCACCCTGCTGCTCGACGTCGCCGCCCGTGCGGCCCGCTCCGGGGAGGGCCGCACGGTCCTCTACGTGAGCGGCGAGGAGTCCGCGGCCCAGGTGCGGCTGCGCGCCGAGCGCATCGAGGCGATGGCCAAGTCCCTCTACCTCGCCTCCGAGACCGACCTGGCCACCGTGCTGGGCCAGGTCGAGGCGATCAGCCCCGACCTGCTCGTCGTCGACTCGGTGCAGACCATCTCCAGCGGCGAGGTCGAGGGGTCGGCGGGCAACGTCTCGCAGGTGCGCGAGGTCGCGGCCTCCCTGATCCAGGCCGCGAAGTCGCGCGGCATGGCCACGCTCGTGGTCGGCCACGTGACCAAGGACGGGTCCATCGCCGGCCCCCGGGTGCTCGAGCACCTCGTCGACGTGGTGGTGCAGTTCGAGGGCGACCGGCACTCCCGCCTGCGCATGGTGCGCGCGGTGAAGAACCGCTACGGCCCCACCGACGAGGTCGGCTGCTTCGACCTCTCCGACGTCGGCATCGTCGGCCTCCCCGACCCCAGCGGGCTCTTCCTCTCGCACGGCACCGTCACGGTGCCGGGCACCTGCGTCACCGCCACCCTCGAGGGCAAGCGGCCGCTGATGACGGAGGTGCAGGCGCTCGTGGCGAAGACGGAGATCCCCACCCCACGACGGGCCACCAGCGGGCTGGACTCCTCGCGGGTCGCCATGATCCTCGCCGTGCTCGACCGGCGGGCGAAGGCGCCGCTGGGCAAGGCCGACGTCTACCTGTCCACCGTCGGTGGGGCGCGGCTGAGCGAGCCGGCCTCCGACCTCGCGGTGGCCCTGGCCGTCGCCAGCGCCATCCGCGAGCAGCCGCTGGAGCCGGGCTCGATCGCGTTCGGGGAGATCGGCCTCGCCGGGGAGCTGCGCCCGGTGACCGGAATCCCCCGGCGTCTGGCCGAGGCTGCACGCCTGGGCTTCCGGCGTGCCTTCGTGCCGCCCGGCGTGCTCGGTTCCGGACCCACCCCGGAGGGCATCGAGGTGGTGGAGTGCGCCGACATCAGTCGGGCCGTGGTGGCAGCACTGCCGGCGGCGCGCGGATAG
- a CDS encoding GyrI-like domain-containing protein: MGRPAEEDDMSYDVSTTTETGRHLAVKRFDARPEVDDMGQKSSAAFGGVAGYLARIGVPVAGPAISVYEMEGDLFHVAAGFVVEAPFEPGEGVEPLQLPACEVATTVHIGAYERLGEAYEALQKGVVAQGRQVEESGVMWEEYWSGPEAPPEETRTVVFWPLRPLQG; encoded by the coding sequence GTGGGCAGACCAGCCGAGGAGGACGACATGAGCTACGACGTCAGCACCACCACCGAGACGGGCCGGCACCTCGCGGTGAAGCGGTTCGACGCGCGGCCGGAGGTCGACGACATGGGGCAGAAGTCGTCAGCGGCCTTCGGCGGCGTGGCGGGCTACCTGGCCAGGATCGGGGTGCCCGTCGCAGGCCCCGCCATCTCCGTCTACGAGATGGAGGGTGACCTCTTCCACGTCGCCGCGGGGTTCGTCGTGGAGGCTCCCTTCGAGCCCGGTGAGGGGGTGGAGCCCCTGCAGCTGCCCGCCTGCGAGGTCGCCACCACCGTCCACATCGGCGCGTACGAGCGGCTCGGCGAGGCCTACGAGGCCCTGCAGAAGGGGGTCGTCGCGCAGGGCCGGCAGGTCGAGGAGTCCGGGGTCATGTGGGAGGAGTACTGGAGCGGCCCCGAGGCGCCGCCCGAGGAGACCCGCACCGTCGTCTTCTGGCCGCTGAGGCCACTCCAGGGCTGA